The following coding sequences are from one Streptomyces sp. NBC_00536 window:
- the allB gene encoding allantoinase AllB — protein MSADVVELVLRSTRVITPEGTRAASVAVAAGKIAAVLPYEAEVPAGARLEDFGDDVLLPGLVDTHVHVNDPGRTEWEGFWTATRAAAAGGITTILDMPLNSLPPTTTVDNLRVKQEVARAKAHVDIGFWGGALPDNVKDLRPLHDAGVYGFKCFLSPSGVDEFPELDQEQLATSLAEISGFGGLMIVHAEDPHHLESAPQVPGPKYADFLASRPRDSENTAIGNLIAQARRLDARVHVLHLSSSDALPLIAAAKAEGVRITVESCPHYLTLTAEEVPDGASEFKCCPPIREAANQDLLWEALADGTIDCIVSDHSPSTADLKTDDFATAWGGISSLQLGLPAIWTAARERGHSLEDVVRWMSAAPAKLAGLPGKGAIEAGRDADFAVLAPEETFTVDPAHLHHRNRVTAYAGKTLHGVVKSTWLRGTQIADHGTPNEPTGRLLERQN, from the coding sequence GTGTCCGCCGACGTCGTGGAACTGGTACTGCGCTCGACGCGCGTCATCACCCCCGAGGGGACGCGTGCCGCCTCGGTCGCCGTCGCCGCCGGGAAGATCGCGGCCGTACTGCCGTACGAGGCCGAGGTGCCGGCCGGGGCCCGGCTGGAGGACTTCGGGGACGACGTACTGCTCCCCGGCCTGGTCGACACCCACGTCCATGTGAACGACCCCGGCCGCACCGAGTGGGAGGGCTTCTGGACGGCCACCCGCGCCGCCGCGGCCGGTGGCATCACCACCATCCTGGACATGCCGCTCAACTCCCTCCCGCCGACCACCACGGTCGACAACCTGCGCGTCAAGCAGGAGGTCGCCCGCGCCAAGGCGCACGTGGACATCGGCTTCTGGGGCGGCGCGCTGCCCGACAACGTCAAGGACCTGCGCCCGCTGCACGACGCCGGGGTCTACGGCTTCAAGTGCTTCCTGTCGCCCTCCGGCGTGGACGAGTTCCCCGAGCTGGACCAGGAGCAACTGGCCACCTCCCTCGCCGAGATCAGCGGCTTCGGCGGCCTGATGATCGTGCACGCCGAGGACCCGCACCACCTGGAGTCCGCGCCGCAGGTGCCCGGCCCCAAGTACGCCGACTTCCTCGCCTCCCGCCCGCGGGACTCCGAGAACACCGCGATCGGGAACCTGATCGCCCAGGCCAGGCGGCTGGACGCGCGCGTCCACGTGCTGCACCTGTCCTCCTCCGACGCGCTGCCGCTGATCGCCGCCGCCAAGGCCGAGGGCGTACGGATCACCGTCGAGTCCTGCCCGCACTACCTCACCCTCACGGCCGAGGAAGTGCCGGACGGCGCCAGCGAGTTCAAGTGCTGCCCGCCCATCCGCGAGGCCGCGAACCAGGACCTCCTGTGGGAGGCGCTCGCCGACGGCACCATCGACTGCATCGTCTCCGACCACTCGCCCTCCACGGCGGACCTGAAGACGGACGACTTCGCGACCGCGTGGGGCGGCATCTCCTCCCTCCAGCTGGGTCTCCCGGCGATCTGGACCGCGGCGCGCGAGCGCGGGCACAGCCTGGAGGACGTCGTCCGCTGGATGTCGGCCGCCCCGGCCAAGCTGGCGGGCCTCCCCGGCAAGGGCGCGATCGAGGCCGGCCGCGACGCCGACTTCGCCGTCCTGGCCCCCGAAGAGACCTTCACCGTGGACCCGGCCCACCTGCACCACCGCAACCGGGTCACGGCGTACGCGGGCAAGACCCTGCACGGCGTCGTGAAGTCCACCTGGCTGCGCGGAACGCAGATCGCCGACCACGGCACCCCGAACGAGCCCACCGGCCGACTCCTCGAAAGGCAGAACTGA